TCTGCCCCCTGCTCAGACATCCAGGGCGGGTGAGACATCCAGATGCACAGGACCCTTTGGTTGTGCCATCTTGGTTCACTCCTTGCTGCTTGGTTCACTAGACGGGCACTCATCTGTTTCCTGGGACACGGATCTAGGGCTCTCTCCAATTCCTCCCAGGGTCTCCAGCAtgattccttctctctctttgcaGCCGGCACAGAACAAATAGACCAGTGAGAGGACAGAACGCGGATGGCATATCTCTCATATAAGTTACCTAATCGGGTTGCTTgcttacttattcatttaataaacatgtatGGATTCCTTTCCAACCCGGGCAGGGCAGGATGGCTCCCACAAAGCAGGGTGGTGAGAAGAAGGGTCGCTTCACCATCAACGAGGTGGTGAGCAGAGAATACACCATCAACATTCACGGGTGCTTCCATGGAATGGGTTTCAAGGAGCGTGCCTCTCGGACACTCAGAGAAATCTGGAAATTTGCAATGAAGGAGATGGGGACTCCAGATGTACACATTGACGCCAGGCTCAACAAAGCCGTGTGGGCCAAAGGAATAAGGAATGTTCCATACCGTATCCATGGGCCGTTG
This genomic interval from Phocoena phocoena chromosome 13, mPhoPho1.1, whole genome shotgun sequence contains the following:
- the LOC136132965 gene encoding large ribosomal subunit protein eL31-like; translated protein: MAPTKQGGEKKGRFTINEVVSREYTINIHGCFHGMGFKERASRTLREIWKFAMKEMGTPDVHIDARLNKAVWAKGIRNVPYRIHGPLSRKYDDDEGSPNKL